The genomic DNA GGCGCGAATACGGCAGTTCGCTGTACGATTTTTCCTCGAAACCGATGGAAAACGTCTTGATGGGCACGGGTGAGATTTTCGCCATCATGGCCACGATGGCGCTGGAGTCGATGCCGCCCGACAGGAACGCGCCCAGGGGGACATCGGAGATCATGCGCAGGCGCACCGACTCCTCGAGCAGGCTGAGGAATTCCTCGCGCGCCGAAGCGAAATCGGGCCGCTGCTCGCGAAAAGGAACATCCCAGTACTCGCTGATGTTCAAGCGGCCGTTCTCGTAAACCAGGATGTGCCCGGCCGGCAATTTTTTAACGCTGGCCAGTATCGAATAGGGGGCCGGGACGTATTCCAGTGTAAGAAAAAAATCGAGCGCTTCACGGTCCACCGTACGGTCGATGCCCGGATAGGGAAGGATGGCTTTGATTTCGGAGCCGAAAACCAGGTTGCGGTTTTCTTTCAGGCAATAATACAAGGGCTTTTTCCCGATGTGGTCGCGGGCCAGGACCAGGCGATTGTTTTTTTGGTCGTAGATGGCGAAGGCGAACATGCCGCGCAGCTTTTTGACGAAATCCAGGCCGAATTCCTCGTAGAGGTTGACCA from Candidatus Aminicenantes bacterium includes the following:
- the asnB gene encoding asparagine synthase (glutamine-hydrolyzing), whose product is MCGICGFFQFENEADDTTLKRMNDRIVHRGPDDDGFFHKAGVGLATRRLSIIDLSTGHQPLCSQSGNSWIAYNGEVYNFKELRRELEQRGCIFRSQSDTEVVVNLYEEFGLDFVKKLRGMFAFAIYDQKNNRLVLARDHIGKKPLYYCLKENRNLVFGSEIKAILPYPGIDRTVDREALDFFLTLEYVPAPYSILASVKKLPAGHILVYENGRLNISEYWDVPFREQRPDFASAREEFLSLLEESVRLRMISDVPLGAFLSGGIDSSAIVAMMAKISPVPIKTFSIGFEEKSYSELPYSR